In Nocardioides nitrophenolicus, the genomic window CGCCCGGATGACCCTGGTCGGCGCGCACCCGCACGTCGCGACCGGCGTACGGTCGGCGCCGGGGTCGCTCGCCGCGCGCGCCGAGGTGTTGTCGGTGGGCAATCAGGACGTCGCGGAGATCCTGCTCGACATCCCCGCCTGAGCCTGGGTCGAGGCTGGGTCAGGACTCGTCCGCGATCGGCGGCACGAGCGGGATCAGGCGTACTGCGACGTGCTCCTCCGGGGGCAGCACGCGGTTCCCGGCCAGCTCGTCCTCGGCGGCGGCGGCCGCGGCCATCGCGTGTGGGAAGGGCCCGAGATACTCGGTCTGCCAGGTGCTGCGGACCATCAGTACGTACGGCTGCTCCATCCGGGTCAGCAGTTCCTGGGCCCAGCGGTCGAGGACCACGTCGAGCCGGCGGTCGGACTCGTCGGGCTCGTCCCAGGCGGCGACGTCGCGAAAGACACTCACGGTGGTAAGACACGCCACCCGGCCTTCTCTGACGCTCCTCAGGACCGCCGATCCGGACCGGTGACCGACACGGTCGCCGTCCCGCCGGCGATGCTGTCGACCTGGACCCGCCACCCGTGCCCCGACCAGGGCACCTCGCCGGGCTGCAGCAGGTCGGTGTACGGCGGCGTGCTCCGCTGTACGACGTGCCGGCGCCGCAGCGGGTCGCAGGGCGTGCCGCACGCCGCCGGTGACGCATCGACCAGGGTGATCGCGATGCCCGACTCGGGGAGGTGGCGGTCGAGGCCGTCGGCGGTCAGCAGCTCGACGGTGAGGAAGCGGTCCGCGGCGAGCGGCAGCTCGAGCAGGCGCGTCCCGCTCGGGCCGGCCGACCGGTGGATCCGGTACGTCGCCCTGCCGCCGTCGCGAGGCGACCGCACCACGTCGCGGGCCGGGATCCAGCCCGCGTCGACCAGGTTGATGCCGATGGTGCCGCCGGCGTGGTGCTCGTCGGGGAACACGGACCGGGGTGCGGTGCTGTCGCTCATCACGTCCAGCGCGCTGTCGTACTCCCCCGCCGGGCCGCCGGAGTGCGGCCAGCCCAGGGTGTGTCCGAGCTCGTGCTCGATCAGGTCGAAGGCCGGCAGCGGTCCCCAGTCGGGATGGAAGTCGCTGGCGCCGACGTACGCGCCGCGCCGGGAGACGCTCGCCGGGCACGAGGTGGCCTCCGAAGCGCAGCCGGCGCCGGGGTTCCCGAGCCCGCCGTGGGCATCGGCCCGGTGCTCGGCGTTCGCGACGGCGAGGACGGCGTCCGTGGTGCGCCGCGATCGGTCCTGGGCGCGCGCCAGGCAGTCCTCGCCGCCCTCGTCGGTGCGCAGGGCCAGCACGCCGCCCGCGACGAAGCGCGGGGCGTATCGGCCGTTCGACAGCGTCGCGAACCAGGGCCGGACGTGCGCCTCGAGCTGGCCCGCGATGGCGGCCGGGTCGAGGTCCAGCCGCAGCGGCGAGGGCTGGTAGGCGTGAGCGCGGGTGTCGAGCGGGACCGTGCAGACCCAGACCTCGATGACGTCCTGGTCACCCGTGGGTGCCGAGAGGTCGGCGCTCCCGGGGAGCGGTCCTGGCAGCGCCAGCAGGCCGATCGCCGCCAGCACCGCCAGGACCCACCGTCCCCGGTGTCTCGTGTCCGCCGTCACCGCAGAGGCGGCCCGACCATCCAGCCCACCAGTGAGTACCGCGTGCCCGAGGTGACCTGCGTGACCTGGTGGCCGACCGTCGACGGGAAGACCACGACCGAGCCCTGGTCGCGCAGCTGCGGCTGGGCCAGCAGCTGCCCGATGCCGTTCATGAACTCCAGGTCGCCGCCCTCGTAGCCGCTCGGGTCCGAGAGGTTGACGGTCACGCTCACCTTGCGCTCGAGCCCGGTGCCGAGCTCGCCGTAGTCGGACTGGTCGTAGCTCAGCGCGTCGACGTGCCAGGTGAACTGGTCGCCGACGTCGTAGCGCAGGATGCTCAGCGTGCCGAGTCCGGTCACGTCGAACCGCCACAGCAGGTTGGCCAGGTTGGCGAAGTGCGACACCAGCGCCCCGGCCCAGTGGCCGGGCTCGATGAAGGTGTGCTTCGTCTTGCGCGACTCGGAGATGACCTCCACGGGACGGTCTGCGAGCTGGATCGTGGCGGGGTACAGCTCGTCGTCGGAGAACGAGTCGATCACCGCCTGGCACACCGCCGGCGGGATCACGCCGTTCCAGAGCCGGTAGACGATGCTCCGGGGAGAGGGAGCCGGAGACGGGGGCGCCGCGGCGTCCCCCGTCTCCACCGGAAGCTCACTCATCGGCGGTCCGGGCGGGGCGGGAGCGCCGGATCACGACCACGCCCGCGGCGGTCATGGCGGTGCCGAGCGCGAGCATGCCGAGCGTGCTGCCCGCCGCGCCGGTCGCCGGAAGGCCACCCGAGCCGTTGCCCGCCGCGGCCGCGTCGACGTCGCCGTCGTCCTTCTTGCCGCCGCCCTTGCTCCCACTCGCGCCGTCATCCTGGCCGCCGACCTGGCCGCCGACCGCTGGAGCGCAGGACGACGGGAAGGTGTGCACGGTCCCGTCGGTCGCGGCCGCCGCGTGCACCACCCGCGACGGACCGCCCCCCGACGGTCCAGGCGGCCCAGCCGGACCGAGCTCTCCGGGCGGACCGGCCGGCCCCGGCTCTCCGGCGGGTCCCTTGGTGCCGTCGGCGCCCGGAGCGCCGTCCGCGCCGCGCGGACCGGCAGCGCCGGGTGCCCCGACCTGACCCGCGGCACCGGCCGCACCGGTCGGACCCTGGGGCCCCGACCCGCCGTCGGGACCGGGCGCGCCGGTGACGGTCGTGACGCAGGCAGGGTCGAAGGCGGCGCAGTCGGTCGCGACCACCGCATGAACGACGCGCGCCGAGCCGGCTCCCGGGGGGCCCGGAGGCCCAGGAGGTCCGGGAGGCCCATCCGAGCCCTGGGGCCCGGGCTCGCCGGCGTCGCCCTTCTGACCGGGGATGCCGGGCACGCCCGGGGCGCCGACGGGTCCAGCTGGCCCCACGGCGCCGTCGGGACCGGCCGGTCCGGTCTCGCCCTTCGTTCCGGTCGCGCCGGGAGCGCCATCGGGGCCGGGGAGCACCACGACACAGACTCCGGGTACGGCGGCACAGTCGATCGGGCCGGGTGCAGCATGGACCAGCCGTGCCGCGCCGGGCCCGGGAGCCCCGGGAGGACCTGGCTCACCCGGCGCACCCGGCGCACCCATCGGACCGGGCTCCCCCGGCGTGCCCGGTGCACCCTGCTCGCCCGCCGCGCCGTCGGGACCGGCTGGTCCGCGCGGACCATCCGCGCCGGCGACACCGGCCGGTCCCGGGTCGCCTGCCGGGCCGGCTGCACCGGTGGCGCCGGCCTTGCCGTCCGGCGCGCTCGGCAGCACGCAGGTGACGCCGTCCTGGGCCGCGGCGGCGGGTTCGGGCTGGGCCTGGGCCTGGGAGCCCACGGCCAGCACGCTCAAGGTCATGACACCCGAGACGGTGGCCAGATACCCCAACTCTGGACGTGGTGGCATGGTCTGTTCCTTCTCTCTTGGAGATGAAGCTGGGAGCGAATGCGAGTCCGGCGGCGGTGGCGGATGATGCCCACCACCGCCACCGCCGCCGGAGTCTGTGCCGGGCTCAGCCCAGCGGTACTGCCGTGACCACCACGTTCTGGCGGTAGTGGAAGCCACCACCCGAGGTCGTCACCTTGTCGGCGCAGCTGATCAGGACCAGCTTGTGCTCACCGGTGGTCGAGAAGAACCGGTCGGGCAGCTTCGCCTTGCGCGAGAACCTCTCGACCGCGGTCACCCGGTAGCGCAGCTTCTTGCCGCCCTGCCAGACGGTCACGACCTTGCCCTTGCGGATCTTGGTCAGCTTCCAGAACGCACCCGGCCGGTCGTGGCGGTCGGACACGTGGCCCGCGATGACCGTCGTGCCGATCAGGTCACCGGCCGCCGCGGACTGGCTGAGCTGACCGGTCCGGGCGACATTGCCCGGCACCTGCATGGTGCCCCGCTTGATGCCGACCGGCGACGTCCGAGCGTTGACGCCCAGCGACGGGATCCGGATCCGGTCGACGGTACGCCGCGCCGGGGTCCAGCCGTCGTTGCTGTAGCCCGTGCTGACGACCGGCGCCGCGTACTGCTCCTTGCGGACCAGAGTGGTCTCCGACTCCAGGCCACAGGCGTGCGTCGCGGCCGTGTTGTGGCTGTCCGCGGTGGTCGAGGCGACCCAGGTGTAGTACCCGGTGCGGTTCACCTCCACCTTGGGCGTCTCGACCGTGCCGTTGGCCGGCGTGAAGGTCACCGTGCCGACGGCGTGGGCCGGCGTGCAGGCGATCTTGCCGCGGGTCGCGAAGGGACCGTACAGCGTGGCCGATCCGGTGGCGCCGTGACCGGCGATGAAGCCGGTGATGGTGACCTTGTCGGAGAGCCGCGAGCCGGGCGTCACCGTTGCGTGCGAGGTCTCGGTGGTCAAGGTGACCTTGGACCTCTCCCCCGCGCCGACCTCGGACTTGGTGACCTTGGTGGTCTCCTCGGCCATGCCGCAGGCGTGGCCGGCCGCCTGGTTGCGGTCGTCCGCGCTCAGGTTGACCTGCCAGGTGTAGGTGCCTGCCTGGGTGACGGTGATGCTCGGCGTGGTGATCGTCCCGTTGGCCGGAGTGAAGCTCACCGTGCCCACGGCGTTGGCCGGTGTGCACACCTCGTCGTTGACCGAGGCGAGCGGCCCGTACAGGGTCGCGGTGCCCGTGCTGGCCGGCGTCGCACCAGCGACGAACCCGGTGATGGTCACGACGTCGTGCAGAGCGACGCTGGCTCCGTCCATGGTCACCGCAGCAGCGGAGGCCTGGGTGTTCACCGTCGGGACGCTCTTGGCGACCGAGACGGTCTGCGCGGCGTCGTCGATGTCCTTGTGCTCCGCGACGACAGCGCTCTGACCGGTGACCTTCAGCTCCTCGAACGCCACCAGCGACTGACCGGCGTACCCGGCCGGGACCGTGAACTCCACCTCGACGGTGCCATTGGCCTGGGTCGGGGTGAAGGTCGTGGTGCCGGTGATCCCGGTCGCCGAGCCGTCCGACTTGCGCCGCAGCTCACCGGTGACCGTGTAGGACGTGCCCGGAACGAGGTTCTGGTACGCGATCGTGTCGACCACGACCCCGCCCGCGGCGGGGATGGTGTGGTCACCGTCGGCGTCGTCGACCAGCGTGGTGCCGATCGCCGGGGCCGGCGAGACGGTCACGGTCTGCGCCGTGTCGTTGATGTCCTTGTGCTCCGCGACGACGGCCGACTGGCCGGTGACCTTCAGTTCCTCGAACGCGACCAGCTGCTGGCCGGCGTAGCCCGACGGGACCGTGAACGTCACGTCCACCGTGCCGCTGGCCGTGGTCGGGGTGAAGGTCTTGGTGCCGGTGATCCCGGTCGCCGAGCCGTCAGACTTCTTCCGCAGCTCACCGGTCACGGTGTACGACGTTCCGACCACCAGGTTCTGGTAGGCGATGGTGTCGACCACGGTGCCGCCACCGGCGGGGATCACATGGTCACCGTCGGCCTGGTCGACCAGCGTGGTCCCGATCGACGGGTTGGGCGTGACCGAGACGGTCTGCGCCGCGTCGTTGATGTCCTTGTGCTCCGCGACCACCGCGCTCTGCCCGGTGACCTTCAGCTCCTCGAACGCCACCAGCTGCTGGCCGGCGTAGCCCGACGGGACCGTGAACGTCACGTCCACCGTGCCATTGGCCTGGGTCGGGGTGAAGGTCTGGGTGCCGGTGATCCCGGTCGCCGAGCCGTCCGACTTCTTCCGCAGCTCACCCGTCACCGTGTACGACGTGCCCGGGGTCAGGTTCTGGTACGCGATCGTGTCGACGACCGTGCCACCGCCCGCGGGGATGGTGTGGTCACCGTCGGCCTGGTCGACCAGCGTGGTGCCGATCGACGGCGTCGGCGCGGCGGTCCAGGTGACCGCGGCCGAGCCGGTGGTCGTGGCGTCGCTCGGCTCGATCAGGATGAGCGTCTGCGCGTGGTCCGCCGCCGTCGGGGTGCCCCCCGCGGTGTTCGGCACCGAGATGATGTTGCCGCTGCCACCGGCGCCCTGGGCGGTCACGGTGACCGTGGCGGAGCCGGCGGTCGTCGAGCCGCGCAGGTCGAGGTAGAGCTGCTGGCCGTCGACGACGGCCGAGGTGTTGATCGCGGTGCCGGAGGCATCGGTCACCGCGACGCCGGGAGCGACGGTCACGGCGACGGTCGGCTGGTTGGTGTGCACGGTGAACGGACCGACCAGGGTGCCGGCCTGCTGCGCGCCCGCGGGAGCGGTCACCGACGCGGTCACGGACGGGAAGGTGGTCGTGCCGTTGCTGGCGTTGGCGCCGTTGACGAGATACCAGTAGGCCGTGCCACCGTCCGGGCTCGAGAAGTTCCAGTTGGCGTCGAAGCCGAGGTCGGTGTAACGCCAGATGGCGTACTGGGTCGCCTCGATCGCGTCGTTGACCGTCAGGTTCGGCGTGCCCGCGGCCGCGCGGAAGTCCGCCAGGCTCAGGTACGGGTAGCTGTGCGCCAGCACCCACAGCACCTTCTGCTGCACGGCCGGGTCGCTGAAGAGGTTGGCACCGAGGTACTCGGAGTCAGCCACGACCTCGCCGTCGCGGTACGACTTGGCAGAGACGTCGTGCTCGATGCAGTAGCCCCAGTAGTCCGGGGTTCCGGGGTTGCTGGTGTCGGCGGGCGTCTGCTTGAAGATGCCGTGGATGCCACTGCCGCCGTATCCCTGCATCTTCGGTCCGACCCACAGCGTGTCTCCCGGGACGACGTCTGCCGACGCCGAAGGCGTCATCGACGGCATCAGCGTGGCGCCGAGGGCCAGCACCAGGCCCACCACCCACGTCGGCCACCCACGGTGGCTCCAACTCCACTTGCTCACTGGTTTGTCCCCTTCATGTCCACGGCGCTCCCTGCGCCGGCGGGTCGTTCAACATGGATCCGCACGTCTCCCGGCCCGGACTGGGGCCCCACCCCAGTTGCGGGCATCCTGTAGGAGTCGAAACGAGCCGGGCCACCAAATGCGCTGGCATCCCGGCGGAATGACACCCGTTCAGGTGACACGCCGACGTCACCCACCGCTGCCGCCGGGCGGCGGCACCAGGTGGGGGCAGAACGGCGGCAGGAGCGGCGAGACGCGATAGCTCCTGTCGGCGGCGAAGTCGGCATTGACCCGACGGTCGTCCTCGAGCGCGCACAGCGCGGCCTGTGCATCGACGTACGGCCCGGAGACGTACGTCAGGCCGCCCTCGGTGATGGTGAGGACGTGTGGCCGGTCGAGGTCGGCGACGCTCTCGCTGACGACATGGTCGAGCAGCAGCTGCAGCGTCTCTCCGGTCGGACGGCCTGTCACCCGATCGGGTGACGAGTCGTCCGACCCGTGGTGCGTGGTGACGGCTTCCATGCCTGGGTGACACCCGTCCATGCCGCGAATGACGCGCCCAGCAAGGAAAAACTCGAAAAACCAGATCGCGTCAGATCCCGGCTCGCGGACTGTCTACGAGACGTGATGCAGCAGGCCGAGACGACCGTCGTCCTCCCACGCTGGGCGCAGCAGGCCGCGGCGACGGCCGAGATGTTGGCCCTCCATCCCGCGGCCCTGCAGCTGCGACGCCTCGTCGAGGCGCCGCGACTCCTCGACGACGTCGTGCTGGCGCACGCCCTGGGGCTCACCCACCCGCGGACCACGGCCGCGCTGCTCAGTCCCAGCCTCACTCGACAGCGCCGGCACGCGCTGCTGCGGGTACACGCCGATCTGCTGGACCAGCTCCGGCGCGGGTGCGCCGGGGCTCGGCTCGCCGAGGCCGCCGCCCGTGGCGTCCGGGCCGAGGCCGCCCGCGCGTGGCTGGACGCCTCGGCCCGCTGGCCTCAGTAGCCCTCGGCCTACCCGGCCTGCGACGGCACGGCGACCGACCGTTTGTTGTTGCCGAGGTCGGCGTCGCTTCCGTCGACGCCGGTGATCGCGAAGGTGAGGTAGGTCGCGTGCGCGGCCTTCACGTCGATGGTCAGCTGGGTGATCCCGGACCCGGCGACGACCACGTCGGCCCACGGGCTGTGCTGGGTCCGCGACGCGCAGTCGGCGGTCCTGCCGCCGACGCTGACGCAGTAGCTGATGGCGCCGACGCCGCCGAGCGCGACCTGGACGGCCTGACCGTCGCCGTCGACCTGGACGGTGACCCGGCGCCAGGCCGGGCCCGACGGCGAGCTCGCCACGGCCGGCGTGCCGAGCCGCGGGTCGCCGAGCACCGGGGTCGGGGTCTCCGTCGGCGAGGTCGGGTCGGTCGGACTCGGCTCCACGGCCGGCTGGTTCGGCGCGGACTCGGCTCGCGGCGGCGTGGAGGTGCCGGCCGGCTTGGTCGGGTCGGCGTACTCGAGTCGGTCGGTGGGACGCTTGCGGACCGGCGGCGTGGCCGCGCTCGGCGTCGGCGTGTCCACCACCACGGGCGTCGCTACGGGCGGCGCCGGCTTCCTCTGCTTCGCCCGGTGCGTGGGGGCGGGCGTGACCGGCTCGACGGCCGCGCTCGAGCGGGCCGGGACCGACGGCGCGGGGGCCGCCGTCTCGCTCGGCTCGGGAGCGCGGATCGCCATCAGCGCGACGCCCGCGACCACGCCGGCGACCGCCGTCGAAGCGAGGACACCGGTGGCCGCCTTGCCGAAGGTGCTGCTGAGGACCGCGCCGAACCCGCCCACGGCGGTGGCGCCGACCGCGCCGGTCGCGGCGACCGAGACGACGAGCGGCGCGAGCAGCGCACCCACGTCGCGACGGGCCTCACCGAGCTCGAGGATGGCGATCGGGCAGGTGTTGCAGGTGCGCAGGTGGCGGTCGACGGCCTCCTGGCGGGCCCGGGTGAGGTGGCCGTTGACGTACCCGGGCAGGTAGCCGATCACCTTCTTGCACTCGAGCGAGTCGGCGGACCGGGCGTACTGCGCGAGGTAGGCGTCGGCCAGGCCGCGCCGGGCGCGCAGGGCCAGCGCCGCGACGGCGTTGGGCTTGATGCCGAGCAGCTCGCCGACCTCGTCGTGGGGCACCCGGTCGACCTCGCAGAGCCACAGCACCTGCTGCCACCGGGCGGGCAGCGTCGTGAACGCGTCGCGCACGACCCGGTTGGTGAGGTGCTTGCCCGAGGTGTCGTCCGAGACGAGCAGCGGGATCAGGTCGGCCGGCTCGGTGGTGACCTCGCGGCTGCGCCCGCGCAGCCGGTTGACCGCCACGTTGTGGACCGTGACGCTGAGGTAGGGCCGGAAGGTCGTCGTCGGCCCGCGGCCGCCCTTGAGGATCGCGAAGATCCGCTCGAACGCCTCGGCGACCACGTCCTCCGCGTCGCGCTGCCCGACGACCCGTCGCGCGACGGCGAGGGCGTACGCGCGGTGCCGGACGAACAGGACGCCGTACGCGGCCTCGTCCCCCTGCCGGACCTGCTCCAGCAGCTCTTCCTCGGACTGAAACTCCATTGCTCCCCCAAAAAGCCGGCGCCCGGCCGCTCTCACGGCACGGTCCACCGCCCCACCCTGATCGGCCCCACCGGCCGGATGAATCGACGAACTGACAGGCTCAACCAGTGCTGCCCGCGGGGAGCCACTCGTCAGCGTTGGGTGTACCTGTCCCACTTCACGGTAGGCCGGTCGTCCCGGCCACCGGACCCCAGGATGCCAGATACCGACCAATTTGCCCCCCGAACGGGGGTCACTCGGCGAGCTCCTCCAGCACGGCGGCGTTGTGCCGGAACCCGGCCGCCTCGTAGCCGACCACCGTCACCCAGGGCGCGAGGGACAGCACGAGCAGGCACCAGACCAGCTCGACGTCGGCGGCCGCCATCGCCAGCGAGGCCGCGATCACGACCGCGCTGAGGACGAGCAGCGCGACGTGCAGCCCGTCGAAGGTCCGGGTCAGCGAGGAGTAGCCGGCGTAGAAGACCAGGAGATAGATCCCGACCGGGACGGCGACCGTGAGCACGGTGCCGACCAGGCTCAGGTGGGTGTGGTGCTCGAGATAGGTGGCGCCGCCGTGCAGGCCGGCGCCGACCGCGACGATGCTGCCGAACACCAGCAGGTGGCCGTAGCCGAAGCCGAACGAGCGCTCCCGGTGGACGTGCAGGATCTCGCCGGCCGGGACGACGAAGTAGCTCCACCAGATGCCGAAGGTCAGCGCGGTGCCGGCCAGCGCGAGCAGCCCGATCTCCCAGGTCAGGCCACCCTCGGCGAGGACGTTGATCGAGGCCATGGTCCCGATCAGTCCCTCACCGAGCGCGATGATCACCATCAGGCCGTAGCGCTCGGCGATGTGGTGGGCGTGCCAGGGGGTGCCGGCGAGGCGGGTCTCGGCGTACACCGGACCGCCGATCTCGATGAGGAACGGGATGACCAGCAGCGCGAAGGTGAGGCCGACGGGGAGGTCGGTCAGCGCGAAGACGATCCACAGCACCTGCGCCACCAGGATCGAGATCAGGTAGACGCGCACCACGTCGCGGCGGGCCGTGTCGTGGGAGCCGGCCCGCAGCCACTGCAGCACCATCGCGACCCGCATCAGGACGTAGCCCCAGACCATCACGTCGTTGTCGAGCGTGTCCTCGTGCTTGGTGACCGACTCGAACATCGGCTTGAGGCCGAGCGCGAGCACCAGGACGCCGACCATCTGCAGCATCGTGGTCAGGCGGTAGACCCAGTCGTCGGTGTCGTACGCCGAGGCGAACCAGCTGAAGTTGATCCACGCCCACGAGATCGCGAAGGTCGCGAAGCAGAACGCGACGATGCCCGGCACGATGTGGTCCGCCGCGAGGGCGTGCGCGAGCTCGTTGGCCGCCGTGCCGAAGGCGACGGCGAAGGTGAGGTCGAACAGCAGCTCCAGCGGGCTGGAGACCCGGTGGCTCTCGTGGGGGTCGCGACCGGTCATCCGGCGACGGCGGTGACGGACGTCTGATTCAGCGGTCTCCGGCATGGGCCGGAGAATAGGCCGATCCGCGCTCTCCGTGTCGCCTCGGCCCCAGGACCGGCCCGCGGAGCAGGGGAAGTGTGATCAATCCGTGACCTCGGCGGTGTCGCCGTCCGCCAGGGGCAGCAGCACGGTGACCGTCAGCTCGGGGCCGTGGTCACAGGCGAGGTCGACCACGCCCGCCGGCCGGGCGACGTGCTGCCCGGCCTGGCACAGCCGCAGCTGGCCGCGGGCCCGCTCGACCAGTCCGGCGACCAGGGCCAGCCCGAGCCCGGCCCCGACCCGGGACCGCGCCTCCTCGGCTCGGGTGAAGCGCTGGGTGGCGGTGGCGAGCAGCTCGGGCGGCATCCCGGCCCCGGCGTCGGCGACCCGGAGCCGGGTCAACGCGGGCACCGGGCGGTCGACCGTGAGCCGTACCGGTGGCGCGCCATGGCGGACGGCGTTGTCGAGAAGGTTGGTGAGCAGCCGCTCGAGGTCGTGGTCGGCGACCGCGACCGGCGCCGCGTCCGCGAGCAGCTCGACCTCCCAGGTCGTCGCGCCGGCCGGGTCGGCGACCCGGCGCTCCTCGACCACGCGCGCGACCACCTGGACCAGGTCGCTCGTGCCCTCGGCCCGGCCGGCGCCCACGTGCAGCAGCTGGTCGGCCAGTCGCGCCAGCCGGTCGAGGTCGATCGCCAGCTCCCCGAGGATCCGCTCGTGCTCCTCGACGGTCCGTCGGCGGCGCCGCGCGAGCTGGATCCGGCCGGTGAGCAGGGTGACCGGCGTGCGCAGCTCGTGGCTGGCCTCGGCGACGAACTGGCGCTCGCGTTCCAGGGCCCGCTCCAGCCCGGCCAGCATGTCGTTGAAGGTGTGGCCGAGCCGGGTCACCTCGTCGTCGCGCCCGGCCGGCACCTCCAGCCGCAGGTCGGCCGCGCCGGCCGCGATCGCGGCGGCCTGTTGGCGGTAGCGCTCCACCGGGCGCAGCGCCGCGCGAGCCAGCCGGTCCCCCACGAAGGCGGTGACCAGCAGGGTCCCGAGGCCGGCGAGGACCAGCTGGACCAGCAGCTCGCGCAGCGCCTCGTCCTCGTGGTCGCGCCGCACGCCCACCAGCAGCCGGCGCTGGTGGGGCAGACCCACCACCCGGACCCGGTACGACGCCCGCCCGGTCACCAGCCGCACGTCGACGTCGCGCTCGCCGTAACCGTGGGTGGCCAGCATCGGCGTCGTGCCGGCCGGGCCGCCGCGGTCGACGACGGCACCGTCGGCGTCCAGCACCTGCCAGGCCAGTCCGACCGCCTCGGCCGCGTCGCGGTCACTCAGGCGCCCGTCGTCGCCGACGAGCGGCCCCAGAGTGCTGACGCCGTGGGCCAGCTCGGTGTCGAGGGCGCGGTCGAGAGCGAAGTCGACGCGCCAGAAGACGAACGCCCCCGCGGCCACCAGCACCACGAAGGTCGCGACGGAGAAGCCCGCGACCAGGCGGGTCCGCAGCGGCCAGGTGCGTGGTCGCCCCCGGCTCATGGAGCGCGGTCCGGCGGGTCGAGCCGGTAGCCGACGCCGCGCAGGGTGGTGATGGTGCGGGTGCCGAAGGGCCGGTCGATCTTGGCGCGGATAGCGGCCAGGTGGACGTCGATCACGTTGCTGCGCAGGTCCGTCTCGCCGTCCCAGACCTCGTCGAGGATGGTGAGCCGGGTGACCACCTGGCCGGCGTGGGTGGCGAGCAGGAAGAGGATGTCGAACTCGCGGGCCGACAGGGTGACCTCCCGGCCGGCGCGAGTCACCCGCCGCGCCCCGGGATCGACGACCAGGTCGCCCACCTGGACCGGCGCCACGCCGGTGAGGCTGTTGCGGCGGTACAGCGCGCGCAGCCGGGCCAGCAGCTCGTCGAGGTCGAACGGCTTGGGCAGGTAGTCGTCGGCGCCCGCGTCGAGTCCGTCGATCCGGTCGCGCACCTCGCCGCGCGCGGTGAGCATCAGGATCGGCGTCAGCAGGCCGAGGCCGCGCAGCTGCCGCGCCACGCTCAACCCGTCCTTGCCGGGCAGCATCCAGTCGAGCAGCGCGACGTCGTACTCGGTGCCGGCGAGGAGCCGTTCGTACGCCGTGCGCCCGTCGTGGACCACGTCGACGTCCCAGCCCGCCTCACTCAGCGACTCGTCGAGCAGGTCGGCGAGGCGGACGTCGTCCTCGGCGACCAGCACGCGCATCACGACTCCACGGTAGTGGTGTGGCCGCGGCGGAGGCGACCGATCAGGTGGCGTCCGACCAGGAACGCGAGGACCGCGCCGGTGAGCACCAGCCCGGCGTCGGAGATCTGGTGGGCGACCTGCTGCCAGCTGCTGCCGGCCAGGTACCCGGCCGCGACCATCGCGCCACCCCACAGCACCGCGCCGGTGAGGTTGGCGAGCAGGAAGCGGCGGTACGGCATCCGGCTCATCCCGGCCAGGCCCGGCACCAGCACTCGCAACGCGACCGTGAACCGGCCGATCAGGACCGCCCAGCCACCCCGGCGCGACAGCGCGTGCTCGGCCTTGTCCAGCCGGTCGGCGCGCACGAAGCGACCCACCGTCGAGCCCAGGATCCGCCGGCCCCACCGCTTGCCGACGACGTAGCCGACGCTGTCTCCGACGGCGGCGCCGGCGATGCCCGCCGCCGCCACCGCGGCGACGGGCACGTGTCCCTGTCCCGCGACCACGCCGCCGAGCAGCAGCGCCAGCTCGCCGGGGAAGACGAAGCCGAGGAACACCGAGGACTCCAGGGCGGGCAGCAGGAAGACCACCACCACGGCCAGCCAGGCGGG contains:
- a CDS encoding sensor histidine kinase; amino-acid sequence: MSRGRPRTWPLRTRLVAGFSVATFVVLVAAGAFVFWRVDFALDRALDTELAHGVSTLGPLVGDDGRLSDRDAAEAVGLAWQVLDADGAVVDRGGPAGTTPMLATHGYGERDVDVRLVTGRASYRVRVVGLPHQRRLLVGVRRDHEDEALRELLVQLVLAGLGTLLVTAFVGDRLARAALRPVERYRQQAAAIAAGAADLRLEVPAGRDDEVTRLGHTFNDMLAGLERALERERQFVAEASHELRTPVTLLTGRIQLARRRRRTVEEHERILGELAIDLDRLARLADQLLHVGAGRAEGTSDLVQVVARVVEERRVADPAGATTWEVELLADAAPVAVADHDLERLLTNLLDNAVRHGAPPVRLTVDRPVPALTRLRVADAGAGMPPELLATATQRFTRAEEARSRVGAGLGLALVAGLVERARGQLRLCQAGQHVARPAGVVDLACDHGPELTVTVLLPLADGDTAEVTD
- a CDS encoding response regulator transcription factor, with amino-acid sequence MRVLVAEDDVRLADLLDESLSEAGWDVDVVHDGRTAYERLLAGTEYDVALLDWMLPGKDGLSVARQLRGLGLLTPILMLTARGEVRDRIDGLDAGADDYLPKPFDLDELLARLRALYRRNSLTGVAPVQVGDLVVDPGARRVTRAGREVTLSAREFDILFLLATHAGQVVTRLTILDEVWDGETDLRSNVIDVHLAAIRAKIDRPFGTRTITTLRGVGYRLDPPDRAP
- a CDS encoding DedA family protein, translated to MTALVEHLLAVPAWLAVVVVFLLPALESSVFLGFVFPGELALLLGGVVAGQGHVPVAAVAAAGIAGAAVGDSVGYVVGKRWGRRILGSTVGRFVRADRLDKAEHALSRRGGWAVLIGRFTVALRVLVPGLAGMSRMPYRRFLLANLTGAVLWGGAMVAAGYLAGSSWQQVAHQISDAGLVLTGAVLAFLVGRHLIGRLRRGHTTTVES